The Candidatus Zixiibacteriota bacterium genome contains the following window.
GATCGATAAAATCAGTCAGGTCGAGAGCCTCAATCAATTCGGAAATACGCCCGCGCAATCGGCGACTATCAAGCTGGTACACCGCCCCGTAAAATTCAAGATTTTCCCGACCGGACAGATCGCAGTACAATGAAAATTTCTGGGACATATAGCCAATTGATTTCTTAATTTTCTCACTGTCTCGATAAATATCATGCCCTGCCACGGTGCCGCCGCCGGAGGTCGGCAACAGCAGCCCGCAAAGCATCCTGATAGCGGTCGTTTTGCCGGCTCCGTTGGCGCCAAGAAAGCCGAATATCTCTCCCGGTTCAACACGGAGACTGATATTATCGACCGCGGTAAAATCGCCGAATTTTCTTGTCAGAGCATCAAGAGTCACCGCCGCTTCCATATCAACTCCCCATCAGTTGAATAAACACATCTTCAAGTTCCGGATTGATTTGCTTGATTCCGGTCGGTTTGAGATCGATTGCATTAAGACGCTCGGCAAGATTATCGGCCGATTGTTCATCATCAGTGTACAGATGGATCGAGGAACCGAAACGCCGTGCGTACGATCCATCTAGGCTGTTCAGACGACTCATGTACTCCGATGATGGAACCATCTCCACCAGGTAGACATATCCTCGAAACATGGCGGTTAATTCACGGGGCGTCCCCTCGGCCAGTTTTCGGCCTTTGTGAATAAAAATCGCCCGGTCGGCCAGCTCCACCTCATCCATGTACGGAGTTGAAACCACAATAGCCGAACCGGATTCTCTAAGGTCTTTTAAAATACTCCAGAATTGCCTCCGTGACAGGGGATCCACGCCGGTGGTCGGTTCGT
Protein-coding sequences here:
- a CDS encoding ABC transporter ATP-binding protein, whose amino-acid sequence is MEAAVTLDALTRKFGDFTAVDNISLRVEPGEIFGFLGANGAGKTTAIRMLCGLLLPTSGGGTVAGHDIYRDSEKIKKSIGYMSQKFSLYCDLSGRENLEFYGAVYQLDSRRLRGRISELIEALDLTDFIDRSCASLPTGWRQRVALAASLLHRPQILFLDEPTGGVDPVFRRRFWEILYRLADEGTTLFVTTHYMDEAEFCRRISIMHQGKIIEIGNPQELIRKHSQPDLQELFINLISQAGAS